A window of Microcystis aeruginosa FD4 contains these coding sequences:
- a CDS encoding AbrB/MazE/SpoVT family DNA-binding domain-containing protein, which yields MTAIAIDDTGKLEIPLEIRQQLGITTAQSLNLEVRQGCIILQPLDQEAKVQRQGSALVLETPPLGNLDTLIDDLREERIQSQFPP from the coding sequence ATGACGGCAATTGCGATCGATGACACCGGAAAACTAGAAATTCCTCTAGAAATCCGTCAACAACTCGGCATAACCACAGCCCAATCCCTCAATCTTGAGGTTAGACAAGGCTGCATCATCCTACAACCCTTGGACCAAGAAGCTAAAGTCCAACGTCAAGGCAGTGCCTTAGTGCTAGAAACCCCGCCCCTCGGCAATCTCGATACCCTTATTGATGACCTCCGCGAGGAACGCATTCAAAGCCAATTTCCCCCATGA
- a CDS encoding DUF1822 family protein, translating to MFSFSAIPPDLNPRRPEAIGLEPEQFEQALVNPLASPSVNEAGQWQLYLNALALLGFEQWLEKRAPSHCIDRTQCINQIGAVYNLKIDEFKLNLIVKEQVLDEVAEIPREAIEQPALVAHFYVLLEVCEEQQRLMIRGFLRSDRLRNYCHRVSNGLQNDYYQIPLSVFDPEPNHLLFYCDFLEPASILLPVISTEHTATPEAISETPLTASQETPIQLGQWIQGVFAAGWQALDDLFSSEVHLAWSPRNQREGAKRGKLIDLGMELQGQRVVLLVNVTEEADNQLSVLVQLHPAGEERYLPPQIKLTLLSQAGKKLQEVRSRTQDNYIQLKSFKGRSGIPFSIVVSLGDSCLCENFEL from the coding sequence ATGTTTAGTTTTTCAGCGATCCCACCAGATTTAAATCCTAGGCGACCTGAAGCCATTGGGCTTGAACCAGAACAGTTTGAGCAGGCGCTAGTCAATCCCCTAGCCAGTCCCTCAGTCAATGAAGCGGGTCAGTGGCAACTCTATCTGAATGCCCTGGCACTATTGGGTTTTGAGCAATGGCTAGAGAAACGCGCTCCATCACACTGCATCGATCGAACTCAATGTATCAATCAGATTGGGGCTGTTTACAACCTGAAAATTGATGAATTTAAGCTAAATTTAATTGTCAAAGAGCAGGTGCTGGATGAAGTAGCGGAAATCCCCAGAGAAGCGATCGAACAGCCGGCTCTTGTCGCTCATTTCTATGTCCTGCTTGAGGTCTGTGAAGAGCAGCAGCGGTTAATGATTCGAGGCTTTTTGCGCTCTGACCGACTCAGGAATTATTGCCATCGGGTCAGTAATGGTTTACAAAACGATTATTATCAAATTCCCCTATCTGTTTTCGATCCTGAACCCAATCATTTATTGTTCTACTGTGATTTTCTAGAACCTGCCTCAATACTATTGCCCGTCATTTCAACGGAGCATACCGCAACGCCTGAAGCAATCTCTGAAACCCCATTAACCGCATCTCAAGAAACTCCTATCCAGTTAGGACAGTGGATACAGGGGGTCTTTGCAGCAGGATGGCAAGCGCTCGACGATCTGTTTAGTTCAGAAGTCCATCTTGCTTGGAGTCCTCGCAATCAGAGAGAGGGTGCAAAACGCGGCAAGCTTATTGACTTGGGGATGGAGTTGCAAGGACAGAGAGTGGTCTTGTTGGTGAATGTTACAGAAGAAGCCGATAATCAGCTATCTGTACTGGTTCAGTTACATCCGGCCGGTGAGGAGCGATATCTGCCACCCCAGATCAAGTTAACGTTGCTTTCTCAGGCAGGTAAAAAGCTTCAAGAAGTCCGCTCCAGAACGCAAGATAACTATATTCAACTGAAATCTTTTAAAGGGCGCTCTGGTATCCCCTTTAGTATTGTGGTTAGTCTCGGTGACAGCTGCCTCTGCGAGAATTTTGAACTCTAG
- a CDS encoding patatin-like phospholipase family protein, with protein sequence MNTTNSKQKLNYIRQIIIGIGIGIIAIAVVVWWHIPDSFWKYLFFLRAPILWGLLLVTLPLVATLWLPAMLRNLFVLRGPGQLISVIVSANMAAIGVIINAYMLLKGAPDRFGLSPWLEISDIWQYGSAIALSLPICVTAYKLSKEEIKEKNPIQGVIFSVFLSLVLLFAVIQTKTWIFTNFAHNKLLISFVEFITRHKTEGYILGTQPKPQQFLEGHLSNIAFFIVAFIVYGIIGLKFQPQSQPSDQKKEAAALMYVMLILMMIAPLSGSLTFYFDYYRVPVFLLFVVIVALMYALFKVDHFFELNLNEANNHDPNDFKTAIEKRLEYQGKEKEKTLVVVCASGGGIQAAGWTVQVLTGLQEMLGESFTKTIGFISSVSGGSVGTMYYLDRFDPNKTYPDRNEFENIFKSATEDSLDAVGWGLAYPDLWRIVGLPFFAPKTCDRGAAMVTDWQGELKNPNSKQFLSTWGEQILNGKIPIPIFNATLVEDGRRFLISPMTFGHINKSVDFNTLYAGYDIDVVTAARLSATFSYVSPISRYVGENPQGNYHIADGGYFDNSGVVTMVEWLNEWLDPQKGLNIKRVLLLQINAFPESTPSKSNIEGGWFQAIIGPLLTLFSVRDTTQLSRVSTEVELLQQRWENQVKIAYCPIFFPKNGKNGEYKPPLSWTLTKKQKQNIKTGWCGIKEEIGKQIGEQIGEEWKKWGFEDPSQKSTNEK encoded by the coding sequence ATGAACACTACGAATTCAAAACAGAAACTAAACTACATTCGACAGATCATCATCGGCATCGGCATCGGCATAATTGCGATCGCTGTAGTGGTTTGGTGGCACATTCCTGATTCTTTCTGGAAATATCTTTTTTTCTTGCGTGCGCCTATTCTCTGGGGTTTACTGCTGGTGACACTCCCTCTGGTGGCCACCTTATGGCTGCCAGCCATGCTGAGAAATTTATTTGTTCTTCGTGGTCCGGGGCAACTTATCTCTGTAATTGTCAGTGCAAACATGGCGGCAATAGGGGTCATTATTAATGCCTATATGCTTCTCAAAGGTGCGCCAGATCGTTTTGGACTATCACCATGGCTCGAAATTTCTGACATCTGGCAATATGGGTCGGCGATCGCTTTGAGTTTACCGATCTGCGTCACCGCTTATAAGCTTTCAAAAGAGGAAATTAAAGAAAAGAATCCCATCCAAGGAGTGATTTTCAGCGTGTTCTTGAGTTTGGTGCTGTTGTTTGCAGTGATTCAGACGAAAACCTGGATATTTACTAACTTTGCTCACAATAAGTTACTCATTAGTTTCGTTGAATTCATTACCAGACATAAAACTGAAGGCTATATTCTAGGAACACAGCCAAAACCACAGCAATTCCTTGAAGGTCATCTGAGTAACATCGCCTTTTTTATAGTTGCCTTCATCGTCTATGGCATCATTGGTTTGAAATTTCAGCCGCAATCTCAACCATCCGATCAGAAAAAAGAAGCGGCTGCCCTAATGTATGTGATGCTAATCCTCATGATGATAGCACCCTTGTCTGGAAGCCTAACCTTCTATTTCGATTACTATCGCGTTCCTGTCTTTCTGCTCTTTGTGGTTATTGTTGCTTTGATGTATGCGCTGTTTAAGGTGGATCACTTTTTTGAATTAAACTTAAATGAGGCAAACAATCATGATCCCAATGATTTTAAAACAGCAATAGAAAAACGACTCGAATATCAAGGAAAAGAAAAGGAAAAGACTTTAGTTGTTGTCTGTGCGAGTGGGGGCGGCATTCAAGCCGCAGGCTGGACAGTTCAAGTTCTGACGGGATTACAAGAAATGTTAGGTGAGTCGTTTACCAAGACAATTGGTTTTATTAGCTCTGTTTCAGGTGGTTCAGTTGGAACGATGTATTATCTCGATCGCTTCGATCCCAACAAAACATATCCTGATCGTAATGAGTTTGAAAATATCTTTAAGAGTGCTACTGAAGATAGTTTGGATGCGGTAGGTTGGGGATTAGCTTATCCTGATTTGTGGCGCATTGTTGGGCTTCCTTTTTTCGCTCCCAAAACGTGCGATCGGGGAGCAGCAATGGTGACAGATTGGCAAGGAGAGTTAAAAAATCCCAATAGCAAACAATTTTTATCTACTTGGGGCGAACAAATTTTAAATGGTAAAATTCCCATCCCTATTTTCAATGCGACTCTGGTTGAAGATGGTCGTCGATTTCTAATTTCACCGATGACTTTTGGTCATATCAACAAATCAGTGGATTTTAATACCCTTTATGCGGGATATGACATTGATGTTGTCACAGCCGCAAGACTCTCAGCAACTTTTTCTTATGTCTCGCCTATTTCTCGCTATGTTGGTGAAAATCCACAAGGGAATTATCATATTGCCGATGGTGGCTATTTCGATAATTCTGGTGTGGTGACGATGGTGGAATGGCTCAATGAATGGCTAGACCCCCAGAAAGGACTTAACATTAAACGAGTTCTTTTGTTACAGATCAATGCTTTTCCTGAATCTACTCCCTCGAAATCTAATATTGAGGGAGGCTGGTTTCAGGCGATAATAGGTCCCTTACTGACCTTATTCAGCGTCCGTGATACCACCCAGTTGTCTCGAGTTTCTACTGAAGTAGAACTTCTTCAACAGCGATGGGAAAATCAGGTAAAGATCGCATATTGTCCTATCTTTTTTCCAAAGAATGGTAAAAATGGTGAATATAAACCACCTCTGTCTTGGACACTAACGAAAAAGCAAAAACAAAATATTAAAACCGGATGGTGCGGAATTAAGGAGGAAATTGGCAAGCAAATTGGGGAGCAAATTGGGGAGGAGTGGAAAAAATGGGGATTTGAAGACCCATCTCAAAAATCAACCAATGAGAAATAG
- a CDS encoding thermonuclease family protein, which translates to MNAIDTGSGALAKPDRFGRTVAEVYANGQLVQLQQVKDGMVWAYDRFKGNCPSWNEIERAFKETRSNRKGIFGGNPMPPWEWRQRNR; encoded by the coding sequence ATCAATGCTATCGATACCGGGAGCGGAGCGCTGGCGAAGCCAGATCGCTTCGGTCGTACCGTGGCAGAGGTGTACGCCAACGGTCAGCTAGTTCAACTTCAGCAGGTTAAGGACGGTATGGTTTGGGCTTACGATCGATTCAAGGGCAACTGTCCAAGCTGGAATGAAATCGAAAGGGCTTTTAAAGAAACTCGCTCGAACCGGAAGGGAATTTTCGGGGGAAATCCGATGCCACCCTGGGAATGGCGACAACGGAATCGGTAG
- a CDS encoding RNA-guided endonuclease InsQ/TnpB family protein translates to MIVLEMKAVVKPSQCSAIDEAIRTVQFIRNKALRLWMDSKREDQVDKYSLNKYCAVLAKQFKFADDLNSTARQASAERAWSAISRFYDNCKKGVKGQKGYPKFQKNNRSVEYKHSGWKLSEDRKKITFTDKKNIGTVKLKGTRDLNFYPIDQIKRVRIVKRADGYYVQFCINLDVREYAKPLEPTKKCVGLDVGLKVFYANSDGETVEIPQYYRKAEKRLNRLNRKKSKKFRKGQPQSNNYQKARKRYARKHLRVSRQRKGFASKEALRVIKSNDFIAQVDLNVKGMVKNSKLAKSISDVAWSTFRQWLEYFGFKYGKATVAVAPHNTSQNCSNCDQKVPKSLSTRTHICPHCGYVEDRDINAAINILKKGLSTVGHTGTHAWGEIPSGLVGYVLSD, encoded by the coding sequence ATGATTGTCTTAGAAATGAAAGCCGTGGTTAAACCAAGTCAGTGTTCTGCCATTGATGAGGCTATTCGTACAGTACAATTCATCAGAAACAAAGCATTAAGACTTTGGATGGATTCTAAGCGAGAGGATCAAGTAGATAAATATTCTCTCAATAAATATTGTGCGGTTCTTGCCAAACAGTTTAAGTTTGCGGATGACCTTAACTCTACAGCTAGACAAGCATCAGCAGAACGGGCTTGGTCTGCTATTTCTCGTTTCTATGACAATTGTAAAAAAGGTGTGAAGGGACAGAAAGGTTATCCTAAGTTTCAGAAGAATAATCGTTCTGTAGAATATAAACACTCCGGATGGAAACTATCGGAGGATAGAAAGAAAATTACTTTTACCGACAAGAAAAACATCGGCACGGTTAAACTGAAAGGAACCAGAGACCTAAACTTTTACCCTATAGACCAAATTAAACGAGTTAGGATTGTCAAACGTGCTGACGGTTATTATGTCCAATTCTGTATTAATTTAGATGTTCGGGAATATGCAAAACCTCTTGAACCTACTAAAAAATGTGTAGGGTTGGATGTAGGTTTAAAAGTTTTCTACGCTAACAGTGATGGAGAAACGGTAGAAATACCGCAATACTATCGCAAGGCAGAAAAAAGATTAAATCGTCTGAATCGGAAGAAATCTAAAAAGTTTAGAAAAGGTCAACCCCAATCAAACAACTACCAAAAAGCTAGAAAGAGATATGCTAGAAAGCATTTAAGAGTAAGTAGGCAACGTAAAGGCTTTGCCTCAAAAGAGGCATTGCGCGTCATTAAATCTAACGATTTTATTGCTCAGGTCGATTTAAATGTTAAAGGCATGGTAAAAAACTCTAAACTTGCTAAATCTATTAGTGATGTGGCTTGGTCAACTTTTCGACAATGGTTAGAGTATTTTGGCTTTAAATACGGTAAGGCCACGGTAGCAGTAGCCCCCCATAACACGAGTCAAAACTGTTCTAATTGTGATCAAAAAGTACCTAAATCTCTATCTACGAGAACCCATATTTGTCCCCACTGTGGCTATGTAGAAGATAGAGATATTAACGCCGCTATCAATATTCTCAAAAAGGGACTAAGTACGGTAGGGCATACCGGAACTCACGCTTGGGGAGAGATTCCCTCTGGTTTGGTTGGATACGTCCTGTCAGATTAA
- a CDS encoding ribbon-helix-helix protein, CopG family, giving the protein MGFPAVIDKRAEREKYGETKKQKQFMLTESASHILDRLAFDRRVTRSEAIEQLIREEAERRELSEDWKQESV; this is encoded by the coding sequence ATGGGGTTTCCTGCGGTCATAGACAAAAGAGCGGAACGAGAAAAATATGGTGAAACCAAGAAGCAGAAGCAGTTTATGCTGACTGAATCTGCCAGCCACATCCTGGACAGGCTTGCCTTTGATCGCCGCGTGACTCGTTCTGAAGCAATTGAGCAACTGATTAGAGAAGAAGCCGAGCGAAGGGAGCTTTCAGAGGATTGGAAGCAGGAATCAGTATGA
- a CDS encoding helix-turn-helix domain-containing protein → MIWETGEAEEWIDKEKELYFYSNLEALMAEKGLSIAELSGRTGVAQSTIRSLIRGRLKRLDSISTGKLAQFFECKLDELYVMKWE, encoded by the coding sequence ATGATTTGGGAAACCGGCGAAGCGGAAGAATGGATCGATAAGGAGAAGGAGCTTTACTTCTACAGCAACCTAGAGGCGTTAATGGCTGAAAAAGGCTTAAGCATCGCCGAACTGTCGGGGCGGACAGGTGTAGCCCAATCCACCATCAGAAGTCTGATCAGGGGCAGACTTAAAAGGCTCGACAGTATCAGCACTGGCAAACTAGCCCAGTTTTTTGAGTGCAAACTGGACGAGCTTTATGTGATGAAGTGGGAGTAG
- a CDS encoding type II toxin-antitoxin system VapC family toxin, with the protein MKSCLLDTDILSLFFRNHPQVVHSCNLYLQEYRQLSFSLITHYEILSGLKHRDAQKQLDKFLEFSRLNQILLLTEESVTTSAKIYADLRKKGTPLDDIDLLIAGVAIANNLVLITHNQKHFSKIEGLELEDWTL; encoded by the coding sequence TTGAAATCTTGTTTACTTGATACTGATATTCTTTCTTTGTTTTTCCGCAATCATCCCCAGGTCGTTCATTCTTGTAATTTATATCTCCAAGAATACAGACAATTAAGTTTTAGCTTGATTACTCATTATGAAATCTTGAGCGGTTTAAAACATCGAGATGCCCAGAAACAGCTTGACAAGTTTTTGGAATTTTCCCGACTGAATCAAATTTTACTTTTAACAGAAGAATCGGTGACAACATCAGCTAAAATTTATGCCGACTTAAGGAAAAAAGGGACTCCTCTTGACGACATCGATCTCTTAATTGCAGGAGTAGCTATAGCGAATAATTTAGTATTAATTACCCATAATCAAAAGCATTTCAGTAAAATTGAAGGGTTAGAATTAGAAGATTGGACACTATAA
- a CDS encoding RNA-guided endonuclease InsQ/TnpB family protein: MITLTYQYKLKVNKRQEREIVHILDVGKNVDNYALSERKDWLNSRKCLADRCSLVSEYIIPADEPYPNYFVQAKNLTEAKKVYPILKTVNAQVLQQVLKTLDKAFDQMKSKSFGFPRFKKKMRSFVFPALSKNFLGDEYLSFPQLGKIRIRKSREYPSGFEPKQARIIQKASGFYVSVSFQSTKLVPDLTVGKTCLGIDAGIESFVATSRGDLIKAPRFLLKVQSQLKLLQRRLKHRVKGSNNWLKLQEKIARLHEKVSNIRRDWHFKLSHYLCDIADNIFNEDINFVSWSKGIVRKQSLDSGIGSFINEILPFVVWKRGKYYLKVDKNGTSQECPNCGAFTGKKSLSERVHRCDSCGHIEPRDTASAKVIENRGKNAVGLTVLENACGGGLTGVVQLNLFDLVKSL, translated from the coding sequence GTGATAACGCTGACCTACCAGTACAAACTAAAGGTAAACAAGAGACAAGAGCGAGAGATCGTCCACATTCTCGATGTTGGCAAGAACGTTGACAATTACGCGCTCTCGGAACGGAAAGATTGGTTGAACTCTCGAAAGTGTCTTGCGGATCGCTGTTCGCTAGTTTCCGAGTACATAATTCCTGCGGATGAACCCTATCCTAATTACTTTGTTCAAGCCAAAAATCTAACGGAAGCTAAAAAAGTTTACCCGATATTAAAGACGGTTAACGCTCAAGTCTTACAGCAAGTCTTAAAAACTTTAGATAAGGCGTTTGACCAGATGAAATCGAAAAGTTTTGGCTTTCCTAGATTTAAGAAAAAGATGCGGAGTTTTGTTTTTCCTGCGCTGTCAAAAAACTTTCTAGGTGACGAATACTTAAGTTTTCCACAATTGGGAAAAATTCGGATTAGGAAATCTAGGGAGTACCCGTCTGGGTTTGAGCCTAAACAAGCTCGAATTATCCAAAAAGCATCGGGATTTTACGTTTCGGTTTCTTTCCAATCTACGAAATTAGTTCCCGATCTGACAGTTGGGAAAACCTGTTTAGGAATTGACGCAGGAATTGAAAGTTTTGTCGCTACTTCACGGGGAGATTTAATCAAAGCCCCTCGATTTTTGTTGAAAGTACAGAGTCAGCTTAAATTGCTACAAAGACGCTTGAAACATAGAGTCAAAGGCTCGAACAATTGGTTAAAACTTCAGGAGAAGATAGCAAGATTACACGAGAAAGTGTCTAATATTCGTAGAGATTGGCACTTTAAACTAAGTCATTACCTTTGTGATATTGCCGATAATATCTTCAACGAAGATATTAACTTTGTTTCCTGGTCTAAAGGGATCGTTAGAAAACAATCTCTGGATTCAGGCATTGGTAGTTTTATTAATGAGATACTACCGTTTGTTGTTTGGAAACGGGGGAAATATTATCTTAAGGTCGATAAAAACGGAACTTCGCAAGAGTGTCCTAATTGTGGCGCGTTCACTGGTAAAAAGTCGTTATCGGAAAGAGTTCACCGGTGTGATTCTTGCGGCCACATTGAACCGAGAGATACGGCATCAGCGAAGGTAATCGAGAACCGAGGAAAAAACGCGGTCGGGCTGACCGTGTTAGAAAACGCTTGCGGAGGCGGTCTGACGGGGGTCGTTCAGTTAAACCTGTTTGATCTAGTCAAGAGCCTATGA
- a CDS encoding DUF760 domain-containing protein: MYRENDRPHNLFGTDSEFSESLWQYVQTLSPETIAQLSKPESQEVFQVMERNIIGLLGNLPPEHFGVTISTSREHLGRLLASAMMSGYFLRNAEQRMNFEKSLASLQSGSSDV; the protein is encoded by the coding sequence GTGTATAGAGAAAACGATCGCCCTCACAATTTATTCGGTACCGATAGTGAATTTTCCGAGAGTTTGTGGCAGTATGTCCAGACCTTAAGTCCAGAAACAATCGCCCAACTCTCGAAACCGGAGTCCCAAGAGGTTTTCCAAGTGATGGAACGCAACATTATCGGACTTTTGGGCAACCTTCCCCCTGAACATTTCGGGGTCACTATCAGTACCAGTCGCGAACATCTGGGCCGGTTATTGGCCTCGGCAATGATGAGTGGTTACTTTCTCCGCAATGCTGAACAGAGAATGAATTTTGAAAAATCCCTCGCTAGTCTCCAGAGCGGTTCTAGCGATGTTTAA
- a CDS encoding GuaB3 family IMP dehydrogenase-related protein, whose translation MDTIIGRGKTARRAYGIDEIALVPRVRTLDPSLADTRWSLGNIEREIPIIASAMDGVVDTKMAVLLSELGALGVLNLEGIQTRYEDPNPILDRITAVGKAEFVGLMQELYAEPIKPQLIELRIQEIQEKGGIAAVSLTPAGAVKYGAIVAQAAADILFVQATVVSTAHLSPEAITPLDLVQLCQEMPIPVVLGNCVTYEVALNLMKTGAVGVLVGIGPGAACTSRGVLGVGVPQATAVADCAAARDDFFQETGKYVPVIADGGIITGGDICKCIACGADAVMIGSPIARSVEAPGRGFHWGMATPSPVLPRGTRISVGSTGTIAEILVGPAKLDDGTHNLLGALKTSMGTLGAKNLKEMQQVEVVIAPSLLTEGKVYQKAQQLGMGK comes from the coding sequence GTGGATACAATTATTGGTCGGGGCAAAACAGCCCGTAGAGCTTACGGTATCGATGAAATCGCACTTGTACCCAGAGTGCGAACCCTCGATCCTAGTTTAGCCGATACCCGTTGGTCTCTCGGCAATATCGAGCGGGAAATCCCGATTATCGCCAGCGCTATGGATGGGGTGGTCGATACTAAAATGGCCGTCCTTCTCTCCGAGTTGGGGGCGCTAGGGGTACTAAACCTCGAAGGTATTCAAACCCGTTATGAGGATCCTAACCCGATTCTTGATCGCATTACCGCAGTCGGCAAAGCAGAATTCGTCGGTTTAATGCAGGAACTCTACGCAGAACCGATTAAACCGCAACTAATCGAGCTTCGTATCCAAGAAATTCAAGAAAAAGGCGGTATTGCGGCAGTTAGCCTCACCCCTGCCGGTGCCGTCAAATACGGTGCCATCGTTGCCCAAGCAGCGGCCGATATTCTTTTTGTCCAAGCAACCGTTGTTTCCACTGCCCATTTATCCCCAGAAGCTATCACCCCCCTCGATTTAGTGCAACTGTGCCAAGAAATGCCCATTCCCGTGGTTTTGGGTAACTGCGTCACCTACGAAGTCGCCCTTAACCTGATGAAAACCGGGGCAGTCGGGGTTTTGGTCGGTATTGGTCCCGGGGCTGCCTGTACTTCTCGCGGCGTTTTAGGGGTGGGAGTTCCCCAAGCAACTGCCGTGGCCGATTGTGCCGCCGCTAGGGACGATTTTTTCCAAGAAACCGGTAAATACGTCCCCGTTATTGCCGATGGCGGCATTATTACCGGCGGTGATATCTGCAAATGTATCGCCTGTGGCGCCGATGCGGTGATGATTGGTTCTCCCATTGCCCGGTCCGTGGAGGCCCCTGGCCGCGGTTTTCACTGGGGTATGGCCACACCTAGCCCGGTTCTACCCCGGGGAACCCGGATTAGTGTGGGCAGTACGGGAACTATTGCCGAAATCCTCGTTGGACCGGCAAAATTAGATGATGGTACTCATAACCTCTTGGGGGCGCTGAAAACCAGCATGGGAACTTTGGGTGCTAAGAACTTAAAGGAAATGCAACAGGTGGAAGTGGTGATTGCTCCCTCGCTGCTGACGGAGGGTAAAGTCTATCAAAAGGCCCAGCAGTTAGGTATGGGTAAATAA